AACTAACAGCGCTGAAGGTAGCTTTATTCAGTGATGGAGCAAAGagtgctgcaattttttttccacaacAAGGTGGGCAAGTTGGCCTGAACCGGAGCTGAGCAAATCGCGACGCACTAGCCTGAAGTCGAGCCATTCTGACCTGTTGTATTGGAACTTTCCCGAATCAAATACGACAATAATGTGTTGAATTGCCATTTTTAATTTATTCCGATGCTCCTCTTCAATAGAGGCAATGTCTcagagataaaaataaaaatatgtggtCTTGGGTTGTTATAAGCAAAAGCAATAATAAACAAGAATTTTGAACACTACGATTTCCAGGGAAGGAGGGAACAAAAAATCGAACACAAGAAAATGCGTAATCACAGGTCACTAGGCACAACAGCGCAGGAATCTACTAGCCCGAACCCGTGTGAGTTTATGATTCCGTCCTAATATTTCGCACGTGCTCAAAGTATAGGTCTAAAATACGAAGCATTTCTTTGCTTCGTGCTTTCGCTAAAACTGCCCTCGCAATGGGTTGAGCGAATACGCTCGCACCGGGCTGCCACCTTCAACCTTACGTATCTATGCCGAGGCACTTCTTTTCGAAAATAATTAAATCGGGTGAATGCTGTATTTTACTCTTTGGTTTTAAAACGGCAGGAAAAAATGATAATATTAGttcttgacgaaaggaaatggcacagtaactgtctcaaacatctcggtagacacccgtaCCTCTCCgtaaaggaaggtgggagtgaaagaacagagGAGAGAAAGATGGAGGTCAACAGTAaaattttgaccccctggggatcattaacgtgcactgacatggcacagcacacgggagcattTTCGTTTAACAGTGGGCGGCTATAACGTACACCAAACCACAGAAGAGGCATGTTGTTAATTTCTTACGCAGCAGTGTACCTTGTCGAAACCTTCGCAGACTTGTCGAAAAGTAGCCAACAGTGGCAAGAATGTTCGGAATGTCTTCGTAGACACGAAATGCACACGACAGGAACATGTCACCAACGCCGGATTTTCAAGTGATTAGTTTCTTGTGAGAGACGATACTCGCAGTTCGGTAATATGCATGCGAAGCTGCGCGACAGTCTGGCGAGAGCGCGCGTAATAAACGTTGCGTCCGTGCACTCCAACCCGATCTTGGGAAAAGCATTTGCCCACCCTGGATTCAAGACTCAGTCTGATGGAATGCTTTTCGTTGGTTGTATTGCATGCAGTGTATCCGCCATCTTTTCCAGAAATGTCACTGAAGAATCTTTGTTGCGGTGCAAATATATACGAGTTTTCTTATTCCTGAGTTAAATTAGGAAATAAGTGTCGTTTATGAAACAAGGTATTAAATCTTTTTACCAAGCGTTTCCGTTTCTAAATTCAGTTTTTCACAACGCGGCAAGCGCAACGAGTCATTCCGCGTGGGACATTCGACACGGGGTTTCTGACGCCCGGTTCTTTTGTGCACCACTCCTCAGCTGAAACTGGATGTGCTTTTTGACACATTTCTTAATCTGTCATATCGCATCTAGATGACAGCTGTCATAGGCGTTTTTCCTTCAACGTTCACCCGATGCGCATATATAACCTCCCCCGCAGCCACTTAGCCCATGTGCCTCATAGCCCACCAGTGGGCCACCTTCAAATTTTATTGGGTGTGGCGTGAGCAACCAGTGAGCCACTGGCAAAACCAGCTTCCATGAGCCGCCAACAGGTGGCAATAGTGGCCTTGAATGTGTGCTTTTCGCGGCCTCTATGAATTTGCCGAGCTACCCCACGGGTTCAGAGTGTGTCTAAAACTTTCTTGTTCACAGCAGGGATCCTAAGTATTTCTCTAAGCATTCtttgtggaggaggaggaggcggaggaggagagactttaatgaaacagaagaggtctgcctggttgttggcctgACATGCTACTCCAGGCATTCATTGTGGCACTGCTTGCACGCAGTCAGCGTATTCAAAGGCGAGCAGATATTCATTTCTTGCGGCTATTCATATTTTCATTCACCATCAAAATGCCAGCGTTATCTTTAAAAAGCAACCATTGCCTAAAATTAGCTAAGAGATTAGTTCTCGCACTGCCCCGCAAAATCAGTGCGATTTGGcttgaaagcaagaaaaagaggAGGATGACTGCAtaaggagatttttttttcttttttcgcagtACCAGTCTATGCGGCTCTCCGTCTTCCCACATTATAAACATGTCCGGCTTCTAAGAAAACATAGAATTTAAATTCAGAAACTATTCGCAGATTGCAACCATTGCTTGTCTGGTAGATCGATCAAGGCAGAGGGGCTGCCGGAGTGCAATTTCTCGATCAAGTACTGTAAAATTGGTTTTCCATTTCCTGCCAATTTCAGGTGTTGTACTTTGCAAACAGTCGGGTACGAGTTTCAAGAAAAGCGAGAAGGATAAACAACAAAATTCTCCATTAAAAAGGACAGAGAGGAGATTGAGCACTAAAGAAGATACATTTTTAATGCGAAGTCTGTGAAAAGTTGGAAGAATACGATTAATGTAAAAGTAGCTCAGAAAGGTTCAGTTTTAGGAATTGGCAATACAGTTTGGTCTAGAGGAACGAAACGGTAACCGGCTAGGAAACAAATTCATCAAAACAAGCTACCAGTCGTGGTCAATGATTTTGGGTAGGATGAACTGTCCACCCCTCAACACACCTGCTTCAAAGCCGGTGGATGAAACACATCACGGCTACCACAGAACTGCAGTATTTTTATTGAATGAAAACGATTGCTAATCTGGACCGCCTATGGTGTTATATTTATCCTGTACATAAATAGGAAACGACATTAAAGGACAGCAACTCAAAGTGTACTGAAGCTTCTTGTCGGCTTTCAGGAAGTGCTATTGGTATCCTTGATCCTGATGGGCACTGCGATGGGCATATATGCTTCTTGGAATATAAATTTTCACAGCGCCTGCTGTATAGACGCGCTTGCTTCAAACGCACACAACGTTTGAATAAACACGGATCATAAGCGACAAAAATCTAAGCATTTCGAccgatttgcctgtctggttgggtttgaagacttatactAATCTGCCCATCTCTCACCAAGAcattaattttaacccaacgtttcgaagacgactcggctccttcattaggcgtgactgagggcagtagctagcgtcattAAGTATAGAGGAggccaaaggaacgaaagctcTGATGCAAAAGGCGTTGAAGAGggggaggaagatgggagtggGGGAGATTAAGTTTGTGAGTCAATTTGTCGCACTGTGAAGAGGCGGTCAACGGTGACTTTtgtcgttgagttgaagagcgaagtccctgggcatatactcgATGTGTGTATTCTGGTCCTGTATTCATTTTTTAAACTTAAGTTCAACACTTGTTATTCCGCCTCACGTGTAATTTTGCTGGAGCAGCAATTTCCACTCAGCAGGCTCTGAAagatagcgcccgcattgtcgttTCTTCGTGTACTGCGCAGCCTACGATTAAACGAGCAGTTCATATTTTGGCGGGAACAGATGCGTCCGAGTATGTTCAAGAAGCTTTATTTTTGTTCCCGGTGAAACTTTACGTCATTTAACTTTTTATAGGATGTTGTTCTTTAATGGCTGGCATGAGGGTTACCGCTACATGGATAGCGCTGGCTATAGAACGGTAGACTCGTTCTGCTCAAAGCTGGACAGTCCAAAAAAATAAAGGGTTAATATTTTCTGCTGGGTGTTCAGTAAGCCTGCAATATCTCTCGGTTCTAGTTTCTGTAAACCGTCTTTTCCAGGCACTGTACTGCAACTAGTGCGGCCCCATTACGTAGAGTGATTATACCAGCTCAGTAGTGGATCATTCCGCGTGATCAAGCATAGCGCTGACGTAATAAAGCGTTTCGTAATGAAACTCAGGGAACTACTCCGAGTGCCAGCGACCCGGTAACTGTCAGCACTAAAACATATTAGTTTCTAACTTTAAGAGGCTTCTTATTTTTGCCATTTTTCTCTCTCCACTTGTCTAggctttccttctttgttttttgtttttgccgaAGCCCAACGATGCCGCGATCCAGACAGTCCCAGCACTAATTTCAGTGTGGCCGCGAAAAGCAAACGCCCAGTCACGCACAACGCATGGAGCACTTAAGCACATGGGTCCGAATGATTTGGCTTCACTTGTGTTCATCGTGACCTCTCTGAGTGGTACTTTATGTGCACCTCAGCAAACCCGATACGTATCTGCGTGTTGTAAAAATCGAATATGTACACATGTCTTGCTTAGGCACGATGAGGGTATGGCTGAGGCGTAACTCCGGGAGCACCAAGGTCGAGTTAAATGTGTCCAGGTAAAACACACAGTTGTTCCAGGCCACGCTGCGCCAGAGGTAATCCGGCTAACGATGGCACAGGCCGAGCCACCAGGATAGCATATTGCACCTTCTACACTGTTTTAAAGTGGGTGACTTGTAAGCATCCAGGTCAAGAAAGTGAACCTACGGTTGGCGACTAATAATGTACAACCTGTGATAAAATTTGAGAGCCCAGGTGGTTCACTTCTGAAGAACACTGTGCGGTTCGTAATGTGATGTCGAGTAATCCAAATTTCCTGAAGATAAGATTTCCGGTCCTGCCTCCTCCAATGGGTAGGATTTCCATGAATGGTACAGCTGTCCCAGAGCAAGGCTTAGAAGCAGAACCACCGGGCTCTAAACTTTTCTCAAAGAGCGTACACACGGTGTCCTACCACGCAGGCAGAGTAGCAGAGAAACGTGTCTGATCAATACACACCTCAGTCGAGCTCCATGTCTTTGTGTTGGTACCGAAGCGGTAAAGATTGCCGACCATGCGGGAGTTGTGGGGTCCTCAGCCATCGCGCACATATGCACAGTCGTCATATGTTACTACGTTCAACAGGAAAAACATCCGCCTACAACCGGGTAACGGTATCGTCCTCACAGCGTTCCAACGTTACACGACGATGAAGCCCTTTTGTGCGTGGTTAATTTAGAAAAAGCAGATTCTTCTCTTTAGTATTAGACACAGCCTTTCCGTTGACACCTCCTGGAACACTCTTTAGCTCCAACGCCCACATTTCAGATATTTGCTCTCAGAAAGAATCCAGGCCCTTTACTCTCTTGCCTTTAAGCACGAGAATACTGAGTAAAGTGCTCAATTTGGTTTTAATTTCAAAGAAGTCAACAGACTTTCGCTCAACTGGCAAATGGTGTTCTTATTCGCCAGCTCTCCCCACGCAGGCAACGCATGAGTTAtcactttgaaaaaaaatatatcaatACATATTGAAAGAAGCACGCCTATTGTGATACAAGCTTTCACCTTGCTGTAAGATGCTTATTTCGAGCGCAGTCAGCGCTATAGAAGCTTGCTCCACTGTTATATCTGGTTATTTGCACACACGGAAGGCTCGAACGAACTGCCGCAGAATTTAATCCTTGAGCTGATATAACACAATTGCTTTGCCTACACAGCAATAATTTCACAGTACTTACAATGTGTGGGAAACATAGGCACTGCGAAGCGTTCCACTGATATTTAAGTCACCTTGTTGCGTCCGTCGACCACATATTCCCGTTTCGAACATGAATATCACATCTGCATTTGTACCATGCTCAGTTTGTTTACAACAGAGAAAAACGACTCGCACAAAATTTTTCCCACTCCTTTCCTCCATCTGTGCGAAATCCTGCGCATTAAACTGCAACCGCAATCTTCGCCACTTCGAGAGCATTATTTCCGATCACTTCTTTCCTGCAGAGGTCATTCATCGAAGCACCCTCTTACAGCTGAACGCCAGAACATTTTAGGGCAATGCATTTGCTCTGCATCGAATATGATGTGGATGGAAGCGTGCCTGATATTGTGCATTGCGTTTACGATCGTAGAACTCGGTGTCCGAATTATACAAGTGTAAATCGAGTGTACACCTTTTCGTGACGCTGAGATAGCAACACCGGTGCGTGACGGTTCGCAACAGTTGATTCCGCTTGCAACTGCACATGCCTGAAACGAAGTTGAACTAAACTTCTCAAGACGAGATTActgccagcaaaaaagaaaatggcaGGCTACTGGCCAAATAACGCTTTTGATTACCGACTGAAGAGCATTTTGTAGATCACCATCGCATAACCTCCCGGCTAACAACACTATTCAGTAATTTCCTGTGGCGAACTCCGAATTCCCTTAACGAAACGGCTCTTTATATTGTTTAGAGAGCCTCTTCTCCATCACATCATTATACACAAAGTATATTAACAGAATGCTGAACCTCAGTATACGTATATATACGCTAGACACGTCTTCATTTAACTTCCGAAAGCTAGTGAAATGATCACGCGAAGCAGGGAATCGCGGGTTTCTGACTGTTTAGTGGATCATTCTTCAAAGCCTGTAGCGTGACAAGAGACACAGGATTAAACCGAGACCAATAATGCGAGAGGATGACTTCTCAGCGCCAAATTACAGTTAACCCTCTTTGACTTCAATATTCAAGAtacattttggcggtaaaattgaACGCGAACGGACGAAGAACAccaaaaggggacaaaacaagagCTGTTTTGCCCCCTTTCTGCGTCCTTTGTCttttcgcgctgaattttaccgccaaaatgaactaaatccaactcgcccaactcaccattgtTCAAGATAAAGCTGTAGCACTTTATATCAGCGCCACTTCACGCAGGAAGCTGTGCTGCACAGGTACACATGACGCTGCGGTCACTTAAATAATATACTTTAATATGAGCAATGCATGAGAAATAATAAAAACAGAGAATGACTGCAATTGCCGAAATATGTAGAGCCCCCTAAAATGCAGTAGAAGACAGCCATTGGAGGGCATAGCTTGAACATCAGAAATGTTCCTTTCAAATCAGGCGAAGCTGGTGCGATTTGGTGTTCGGTGATCAATCGGAAGAGTCAGACTACTCCTTCTCGTAGATCTGCATTAGGCCTGCAATAGAATACGCCAAATGTTTAATGTGTTGCTGCAAAAGACAACTAGATGCGGCAAAAAAGGAGTTGCAATGTTTTTCTAATGGCACTGCGAACAGCAGCTCTGTCATTCTTATCCATTAATAGAAAAAAGCTTGAAACCTGTAAGGttttgttatggaaatattttaGGCAATGGTTGATTCTCCGGAGGCCTTTATAACCTATTTATAAAATCCTTCGCCACTCGCGCCTAATAGTTAacctgccataaaaaaccaactAGGAACATTTTAGACACTAGCAAAAGCGTATAcgcaaagaaaattgaagctggccATAGGAAAACGGCGGGCGCACTGATTCTAACAATGTGTGAAAAATTGCggtcataaactctttcccgttgaaaaatgtttTCGTGCAGAATAGCTGGATATGAGACTATTTTAGTCACCACTGTTGCTCACTCTTGTTCATCTCATGTATTATACTTCACAGATAAAGCAAAACGCCTCTCATTTAAATTAGCCGCTTGCGATATGTACGGTCTGTGCCAATAAACGAGCTATCTCAAGATTTATACGTTGAGAATATGCAAAATTGATACCCACCCTATTTCGCCTTCGCAGGTGGCATCACCAACAGTTGCATTCGTGTCACTATAAGGTGCACGACGCCTATGTCTTGACCACTGCACAACTGCATCTCTGGGCCCCAGCCGGAAATAAATAGCAGTGTGATCAGTAGTCGCAGCGACTCCAGAAGAGAAAATATACGCGCTGAAGAGGCTATTTGAGTGGTACTACTAGCGTTGCCGAAAACATCCCGTTTAGCAGTTAGCGGGGGGGTTATACGCATTTTTTAAATGGAACGCTGAATACAGATAGCCTCTCATGAAGTGAATACCATTCAGCCGAGTGAAACATCAGATGCGATTGTTTTATTCACAAACAAATTACGCTTTCACGAAATGCACATCTGTTTTAGGTCGTACTTCGGAAAATTAGCAAAAAATACAACCTTGCACCAATCAGAGTTAAAATTTCTTTGTCTTAAAGATATTCGATTAGAAGCTTAGTTAATTCCGCGCACTTATGCCGCCATTTCCAATTAGACAAATTGCGATCACATTAAAAGTTCAGGAGAACGAATCTCAGAGGAGCGCGAAAGAGGTTATGCGGACTGTAAGGCAACACTAAAGTAATGCAACCTTTGAAAAGTAGCGTATTTTAACGTgcgagcgttaaggagctcgtgtcgcagaaaagccggtgtcgtcggcgttggccgtgagcgaaaaattcatcGTTCTCCTCCTCGCagtgtacgccactgccccaacagatggcccGCTACGGCAGCGCCTCCTGTTTATGCTTCcccagggagcatatacaggaacacttgcagttcccgctccgctctttcgggcgcagtggggttGTGCGGGCACTCAGGAATcaagcggtgagcggcgaacaacgcagcacaCATCCAAAGCGAGTTCGCCACGAAGATTGCGACTTACTGCccattcgttcggcgcggaatctatgctggcgttcgtagcatcgagtttgtcgagaacgatgtgccgacgaactacgagtgcaacttcagtcccgcgcgtttcgacaaggcgcctggcagcgctttaCGTTGtctgccgctccgcgcgtccgtttcaccgcacgtatcagagcgatttgtctaacgggtaaggcttcgcgccgaacgggcgatggtgttccATGGACTACatggcaatggtgcagcacgctgTCGTGTTCTAGTCTTGAATGCGAAGCTGAAgagtcctgcaattttttttaaaatgaatTTGGATAAGTTGTGCTTAATAACTATAAATCTGTTTAAAAACAGCAAACCCATCTCTGGCCGGGAAAGACAAGATGCGTTATTTTCCATCTCGTGAATTCAGTCCAACGATGATGCATGTATAAAACTTTAATGAAGTCATTGCCGAATTTAGTTCAATCTTTTAATTGTTCACAGGAAAGATAGTGAGGACTCAATGGCATACCACAGGTTTTGCTTTCCGTGCAAGCGCATGGCGTAGTACAGAGCAGATGCGGCCTTCTTGGAGGGCTTCATCCAAGCCATGGTGAAGTCGACAAGGCATAACTCGAGGATGTTCAAAGCCGTGAGATGTTCCTGCTCGCTTGCCTGTTGAGGGGAAGAAACATGCGGCAGCCGGTCAGTTAGAAAGCCAACAACTCCACTAAGCATATCTGTGGAAGCGAGATCTCGTGCCTTGCTATATTTTGTCCCAAAAAACTGgtaagaagaaaaacaaataaattacTCCTTTACAAACCTGCTAGACGCGGAACTCAACAGCGTTGGATAATTCTGAAAAAAATTTGTTTGCCTTGAACTCGGCGAAAAATCTTTGCGACGacatttttagcaaaaaaaaaaagagttttatCACAACTTTAGCAGTAGGTTGGTGAGACGCTACTATTACCTTTGAATATGTTGGTTTCTTAACGGCGCTTCAAAATATACCATTCCTTTCCCTACCTTCCGGACTAACATTCCGCCTTGTAAACTCCCCCTTCAAGCCAAGCAAAATTAGTGTCTTTTATTGCACAATCATGCGCATCAAAATATCAACCAATTTGATATTTGGCTGCTAATTGCACATAGTGACGATTCAATCAAACTATCCGGGTGCGGCTGGAACTTTACCCTATACACCGGCTTACAAACTTCGATCACACAAAGTTTAATTGTTATAGGAGAAAATTCGGTTTTCAATGGGGACTGATGAAAAATTGATGTTGGCCAGGTACATTACCGCAATCTAAACAGTAAACCACATCGTTTGTCATAAAACCCCGAATTTTCTATTAAAATTCAGAGTGCGAAAAGTTTTCATGCGCCAACGCCACAATCAATTCTGCACCGTGCTTCATTTCAAACTAGACGAAAGTGAAGAAAAATGACAGATAAAGCTTTATACTCAATATTACCGATACTATGCAGCCGATTAGGCTGCTCAAAAAAGCAACAGTATGCCCGGAAATGCTTGTAGAATAACAAAATATAAAGTAAAAGCACAAAATGTCGACAGAGTTGTCCTCAACGTCAGTTTAAACGAAAGTACGCGTCTAATTTTTTTGTGCATGTTTTCCGCTTTATAACTGGGCGTAAAAACATTAGTATACGTGAATCACAACGTGGTATTCGACTGCGACCGCTAAGCAATTTAAAATCTCAATATATCTCGCCTCTTACTCTTTGGCTTTAAAAGCCTACATATCGCAATGACATCAAAGGCCCCTACAGTGACGTGAAACACGAGACAAACTGCAATATAACCACTACTAATGCCCTTGTGTTCCGCCTCTTGAGGCCGGCGGGCATTTTCGTCAACGTTAACTGAGACgaggaagcagtgattatatcccAAGTTTTTCCTAGCTTCATGTGACATCTACGGACTTGAGACGTCACAGCCATTGCTCCGCTTTTGAAAAGAAAGGAACATCGATAAAAATGATTATGGGTCCTAGGGGATTACAATCTGCTGGTCCATTCAGAAGATTGTCGTACGCTttataacaaataaaaaaatattcagcCGAAGTTACGTGTCTCTGATACATTAATTAAGAGACAGATTCGCCATAACAAGTCATGACTAGCTCTTGGAGAGTACTGCATGCTTCTACAATGTGTAATGTTATCGCGTGGGCATAGAAACCGACGATGATAGACCGACGCCGCAATAGTAACAACTTAACATGAACATAAATATATTAACAAAAATCACCATGACAAGCACCCGATGAAAGCGTCTGTAGTTCATCGGCATTCCTTTGTGTACTCTACATAAAGTCTTGCAACATCAATGCTCCCGTTTGAATCTGAAAACAGCGTTAATACAGTGGTGCCAACAATACGACAGCTTAGTCCCTCTTCTGATAGGTCGCTTGTATCAAGCACCTATAGAACTTATAACCAATGAAGCCTCGTCGTAGATGGCGAGAAACATCACAGGCTTTTTGTTATCTTCGACAAATGAATGAGGTCGCCGCTCTAATACACTGAAGGCTTCTATATTCTCTGCTTCGGAATGAAGATAATGCGCAACACTCTCCACTGATATCAATAAGGAGGGAAAGCAATCGAAGCACCACATGCACATACCTTAGCAGCATTGCAGTTGCGACGAAGAAAATCCATGGGCGACGCAAGGTCCAGGGACGAACCGACAGCCCGGTAAATTTCCTCTTCCATGGCGCACAGTTCTTCCTTTTTGCTCATTCCCATGCCTTGAGTTGGTACGAGGTAGGAGCGGTAGCGCAATTCCTCCGTGGGCTCCTTATGCTCCACCGCAACATACAGAGCTACTTCCCACAGCAGCCTTATGCGGCGCATCCACGACGCGCACCTGTACCGGGATAAGCAGCAGAAGCCGGAGCACAGAGCAATCACGACACACTCCTTATTGAAAGCTCCCTGACCAGCTTGTACACGCATACAGAATGTTTTGCCACTCTAAATGACACAAGACTACAGCAAAGTGTGTCCAAATACTAAATCATATTTACTTCGCCTAGCTATAAAACGCGGCGGAATATTCTAATGACATAGCGTGAAAAGCCCTTAGTTATGCGCCATAGAGCCCAACACAGCACTCTAACCAAAGGTCGGCGAAATGGAAATTGTGATCGTGCTGTTACAGAGGGTTCGTTTGAATAAACGGCTCTCTTTTCATTATGACCACATAATTACACATTCAGGACGAGAAGCCGTTTCGAATTCAAGATAAAGCGCCTCGAAAAGTCTTCTTAATCGTATGCATAAGAGATATTAAACACTCCCGCCACTGCAACCGTCGCTACCAGTGAATTCCGTCAGTACAAGGTACTGTCGGAAGCTGCAGCACAAAAGCTACAAAGGGTAAACACCGCGAGTACTACAAAGTATGTCACAACTCAGTTCTTTACGCATGCGCAATCAGGAGGAAGAAAATCTTCAGATGCGTTCTTATAACGCAGAGGAGCCTACAATACGACGGGGAAAATTATATGAGAAAATACACCACA
The Amblyomma americanum isolate KBUSLIRL-KWMA chromosome 3, ASM5285725v1, whole genome shotgun sequence genome window above contains:
- the LOC144123924 gene encoding G2/mitotic-specific cyclin-B3-like, producing MQFLRTLVRSTSNLPDRNLSTNDAKQEGVYFLFCVYRQAFGNKPVPTGRLDCNNSGEETTKLPALSEASNRSSHHERRPRVSTVHWPPAVHRVPVGILYHDRCASWMRRIRLLWEVALYVAVEHKEPTEELRYRSYLVPTQGMGMSKKEELCAMEEEIYRAVGSSLDLASPMDFLRRNCNAAKASEQEHLTALNILELCLVDFTMAWMKPSKKAASALYYAMRLHGKQNLWYAIESSLSFL